Proteins from a genomic interval of bacterium YEK0313:
- the dppB_9 gene encoding Dipeptide transport system permease protein DppB — protein MSAIRNIGRRAGRQLLASLPALLGVVVFTFLLMRVLPGDPATFFASGPNAGQAEIQQIREQMGLDRPIPEQLVRYLADIARGNLGRSMTTGQPVVTDLAQRLPASLELTLFALAIALSLALPLGIVAALRPNSLIDHGVRFLCTLGVCVPTFVSGLILIYVFYYLLGIAPDPTGRIDIFAAQPPDISGFLLIDFLLVGDLAGWRAAFGQLVLPAATMALFVLAPLARMTRASLLAVLGSDFIRTARSVGMADWRVVIVYGLRNALLPVLTIVGIVFSTMLGANVLVEKVFSWPGIGSYALDALLASDYAPVQGFVLLIAAIFVMVNLTIDVLYGIVDPRISLE, from the coding sequence ATGTCCGCCATTCGCAATATCGGCAGACGGGCCGGCCGGCAGCTTCTCGCATCCCTGCCGGCCCTGCTCGGGGTGGTCGTCTTCACCTTCCTCCTGATGCGCGTGCTGCCCGGCGATCCCGCGACGTTCTTCGCCTCCGGCCCGAATGCCGGCCAGGCGGAGATCCAGCAGATCCGCGAGCAGATGGGCCTCGACCGGCCCATCCCCGAGCAGCTGGTGCGCTATCTCGCCGATATCGCCCGCGGCAATCTCGGCCGCTCGATGACCACCGGCCAGCCCGTCGTCACCGACCTCGCGCAGCGCCTGCCGGCTTCGCTCGAGCTCACCCTGTTCGCGCTCGCGATCGCCCTGTCGCTCGCCCTGCCGCTCGGCATCGTCGCGGCGCTCAGGCCCAATTCGCTGATCGACCACGGAGTGCGCTTCCTGTGCACGCTCGGCGTCTGCGTGCCGACCTTCGTCTCGGGCCTCATCCTGATCTACGTGTTCTACTACCTCCTCGGCATCGCGCCGGATCCGACCGGCCGGATCGACATCTTCGCGGCGCAGCCGCCGGATATTTCCGGCTTCCTGCTGATCGACTTCCTGCTGGTCGGGGATCTCGCGGGCTGGCGCGCCGCCTTCGGCCAGCTCGTCCTGCCGGCCGCGACCATGGCGCTGTTCGTGCTCGCCCCGCTTGCCCGCATGACCCGCGCCTCGCTGCTCGCGGTGCTCGGCAGCGACTTCATCCGCACCGCGCGGTCCGTCGGCATGGCCGACTGGCGCGTCGTCATCGTCTATGGCCTGCGCAATGCGCTGCTGCCGGTGCTCACCATCGTCGGCATCGTCTTCTCCACCATGCTCGGCGCCAATGTTCTGGTCGAGAAGGTCTTTTCCTGGCCGGGCATCGGCTCCTACGCGCTCGACGCCCTGCTTGCCTCCGACTATGCCCCGGTGCAGGGCTTCGTCCTGCTGATCGCCGCCATCTTCGTGATGGTCAATCTCACCATCGATGTGCTCTACGGCATCGTCGACCCGCGGATCAGCCTCGAATGA
- the ddpA_4 gene encoding putative D,D-dipeptide-binding periplasmic protein DdpA precursor produces the protein MNSHPWAFTRRRGLKAVFATAAGAALGSLAGPGPAAAQSRAQTLRHVLAGTMNTLDPTMPGATRESFGLGMAVYDRLASFGQKEADGLRTFDFANIRGELAERIDRSADGRTLTFHLRKGATWHDGSPVTAADVKWSLDRAVSAKSLSAAQVASGSLARPEQFKVLGDGVVEVSLERPDRLALANLAIPLSPMFNSTLARKHATTDDPWAQNWLKENTAGGGAYVVEQYKPGQQTILRRNEAWKNGPDGKLPFFLRVIAQTVPEAATRANLIERGDADLAIDLQASDIEALRARGKVKLVATPQINGFNSLVFNTRMAPFDNPKVRRAIAAALPYQAMFEAALFNRGRPLFGADWSEAPSEDFPQRLPFRTDAARAKALLAEAGHPNGFSTSFSFSAGAAATAEPMAALIKEALAKIGVEVAIQKLPPAQMTTMEVERRVPFFLAAGTAWLPAPDYFLRTYFSADQRWNFSGYQNDELNGLVQAARFETDAAKYAEACRRMITIVAQDAPMVMVWQPNQDAVMAPAIEGYTYWFHGQVDYRDLRRA, from the coding sequence ATGAATTCCCATCCCTGGGCCTTCACCCGCAGGCGGGGTCTGAAGGCCGTTTTCGCCACAGCTGCCGGCGCGGCGCTCGGTTCCCTTGCCGGTCCTGGCCCGGCCGCGGCCCAGTCTCGGGCGCAGACGCTGCGTCACGTGCTGGCCGGCACCATGAACACGCTCGATCCGACCATGCCGGGCGCCACGCGCGAATCCTTCGGCCTCGGCATGGCCGTCTATGACCGGCTCGCCTCGTTCGGCCAGAAGGAGGCCGACGGGCTCAGGACCTTCGACTTCGCCAATATTCGCGGCGAGCTGGCCGAGCGGATCGACCGCTCGGCTGATGGCCGCACGCTCACCTTCCACCTGCGCAAGGGTGCCACCTGGCACGACGGCTCGCCGGTGACGGCGGCGGACGTCAAATGGTCGCTCGACCGCGCGGTTTCGGCCAAGTCCCTGTCGGCGGCGCAGGTCGCCTCCGGCTCGCTCGCCAGGCCGGAGCAGTTCAAGGTGCTCGGCGACGGCGTGGTGGAGGTCAGCCTCGAACGGCCGGACCGCCTGGCGCTCGCCAATCTCGCCATTCCGCTGTCGCCCATGTTCAACAGCACGCTGGCGCGCAAGCACGCGACCACCGACGATCCCTGGGCCCAGAACTGGCTGAAGGAGAACACCGCAGGCGGCGGCGCCTATGTCGTCGAGCAGTACAAGCCCGGCCAGCAGACCATCCTGCGCCGCAACGAGGCCTGGAAGAACGGCCCCGACGGCAAGCTGCCCTTTTTCCTGCGGGTCATCGCGCAGACCGTCCCGGAGGCCGCGACCCGCGCCAATCTCATCGAGCGCGGCGATGCCGACCTCGCCATCGACCTGCAGGCGAGCGACATCGAGGCGCTCAGGGCGCGCGGCAAGGTGAAGCTGGTCGCCACGCCCCAGATCAACGGCTTCAACAGCCTGGTCTTCAACACGCGCATGGCCCCGTTCGACAATCCGAAGGTGCGCCGCGCCATCGCCGCGGCGCTGCCCTACCAGGCGATGTTCGAGGCGGCGCTGTTCAACCGGGGGCGTCCGCTGTTCGGCGCCGACTGGAGCGAGGCGCCGAGCGAGGACTTCCCGCAGCGGCTGCCGTTCCGCACCGACGCCGCCAGGGCCAAGGCACTGCTCGCCGAAGCCGGCCATCCCAACGGCTTCAGCACCAGTTTCTCGTTCTCGGCGGGCGCCGCCGCGACGGCCGAGCCGATGGCGGCCCTGATCAAGGAGGCTCTCGCCAAGATCGGCGTGGAGGTGGCGATCCAGAAGCTGCCGCCGGCGCAGATGACCACCATGGAGGTGGAGCGGCGCGTGCCGTTCTTCCTCGCCGCCGGGACGGCCTGGCTGCCGGCGCCGGACTATTTCCTGCGCACCTATTTCAGCGCCGACCAGCGCTGGAACTTCAGCGGCTATCAGAACGACGAACTCAACGGGCTGGTCCAGGCGGCGCGCTTCGAAACCGACGCGGCCAAATACGCTGAGGCCTGCCGGCGCATGATCACCATCGTCGCGCAGGATGCCCCGATGGTCATGGTCTGGCAGCCGAACCAGGATGCAGTGATGGCGCCGGCGATCGAGGGCTATACCTACTGGTTCCATGGTCAGGTCGACTATCGGGACCTGCGCAGAGCCTGA
- a CDS encoding leucine/isoleucine/valine transporter permease subunit, whose amino-acid sequence MADTAYDTTPAALVTAEPKGTGALHRTIFIALIVALAVLPFIPVIGYPFFLMKVLCFALFACAFNLMLGYGGLLSFGHAAYFGLASYVAAYTAKHWGLTPEVSILLGTASGAVLGFVFGALAIRRQGIYFSMITLALAQMVFFFALQTPRFTGGEDGIQAVPRNHLFGFIPVGTDLQMYYLVAVIFMAGLLLIYRIIHSPFGQVLKAIRDNEPRAVSLGYRVNQYKLTVFVLSATLAGLAGSTKAIAVQLASLTDVQWQMSGEVVLMTLVGGMGTVFGPIVGAAVIISMQNFLAGLGAWVTVVQGVIFVVCVLVFREGIVGVIGKLLRRPL is encoded by the coding sequence ATGGCCGATACCGCCTACGACACCACGCCGGCCGCGCTCGTTACCGCCGAGCCCAAGGGCACCGGCGCGCTGCACCGGACGATCTTCATCGCCCTCATCGTCGCGCTCGCCGTGCTGCCGTTCATCCCGGTGATCGGCTATCCGTTCTTCCTGATGAAGGTGCTGTGCTTCGCGCTGTTCGCCTGCGCCTTCAACCTGATGCTCGGCTATGGCGGCCTCCTGTCCTTCGGGCACGCGGCCTATTTCGGCCTCGCGAGCTATGTCGCGGCCTATACCGCCAAGCATTGGGGGCTGACACCGGAGGTGTCGATCCTGCTCGGCACCGCCTCCGGCGCCGTGCTCGGCTTCGTGTTCGGCGCGCTCGCCATCCGCCGCCAGGGCATCTATTTCTCGATGATCACCCTGGCGCTCGCCCAGATGGTGTTCTTCTTCGCGCTGCAGACGCCGCGCTTCACCGGCGGCGAGGACGGCATCCAGGCGGTGCCGCGCAACCATCTCTTCGGCTTCATCCCTGTCGGCACCGACCTGCAGATGTACTATCTGGTGGCGGTGATCTTCATGGCCGGCCTGCTGCTGATCTACCGCATCATCCATTCGCCCTTCGGCCAGGTGCTGAAGGCGATCCGCGACAACGAGCCGCGGGCCGTCTCGCTCGGCTACCGGGTCAACCAGTACAAGCTGACCGTCTTCGTCCTGTCGGCAACGCTGGCAGGCCTTGCCGGCTCGACCAAGGCGATCGCCGTGCAGCTCGCCTCGCTCACCGACGTGCAGTGGCAGATGTCGGGCGAAGTGGTGCTGATGACCCTCGTCGGCGGCATGGGCACGGTGTTCGGGCCGATCGTCGGCGCCGCGGTGATCATCTCGATGCAGAACTTCCTCGCCGGCCTCGGCGCCTGGGTGACGGTCGTCCAGGGCGTGATCTTCGTGGTCTGCGTGCTGGTGTTCCGCGAGGGCATCGTCGGCGTCATCGGCAAGCTGCTGCGCCGGCCGCTCTGA
- the gsiA_15 gene encoding Glutathione import ATP-binding protein GsiA: MTGLLLDVQDLHVSFATRGGTVEAVRGVDLQLAPGDTLAVVGESGSGKSVTAYAVTQLLDRAARIPKGRILFRGEDITRADPARMKALRGAAVSMIFQSPRTALNPIRSIGRQVMDAIAAHQDLGRAALRQRALDLLNAVRIRDAEKRFDAYPGELSGGMCQRVMIAMAIACDPALLIADEPTTGLDVTTQKTVMDLLARLTAERRMALILITHDLGLAASYCRDVVVMQQGEVVESAPSARIFRRPLHPYTQRLVAASPTFESTVEDLVGIPRAEATARAPVAAEAPPLLEVAGAVKRYGATAAVDDVSLTLRRGESLGLVGESGSGKSTLSRIICRLIDADGGRFAFDGADIGAIPARSFHASPLRRQIQIVFQDPHESLNPRFSAFDCIAYPLRRLAKPRDEAEVKRSVAEAAERCGLSRELLSRFPHQLSGGQKARVGIARAVAVKPRLIVLDEPTAALDVSVQALVLKLLDDLRRDDGLAFLFVSHDLNVVRMMCERTIVMRHGRIVEEGVSRDLFATPQADYTRELLAAIPHFEPGPALAV; this comes from the coding sequence ATGACCGGCCTTCTGCTCGACGTGCAGGACCTGCATGTGTCGTTCGCCACCCGCGGCGGGACGGTCGAGGCCGTGCGCGGCGTCGATCTCCAACTCGCGCCGGGCGACACGCTGGCGGTGGTCGGCGAGAGCGGCTCGGGAAAATCGGTGACCGCCTATGCGGTGACGCAGCTGCTCGACCGCGCCGCGCGGATCCCGAAGGGCCGCATCCTGTTCCGCGGCGAGGACATCACCCGCGCCGACCCGGCGCGCATGAAGGCGCTGCGCGGCGCCGCGGTCTCGATGATCTTCCAGAGCCCGCGCACCGCGCTCAACCCGATCCGCTCGATCGGGCGGCAGGTCATGGACGCCATTGCCGCGCACCAAGACCTCGGCCGGGCGGCACTGCGGCAGCGGGCGCTGGATCTCCTGAACGCCGTGCGCATCCGCGACGCCGAGAAGCGGTTCGACGCCTATCCGGGCGAGCTCTCCGGCGGCATGTGCCAGCGCGTCATGATCGCCATGGCGATCGCCTGCGATCCGGCCCTGCTGATCGCCGACGAGCCGACCACGGGCCTCGACGTGACCACCCAGAAGACGGTCATGGACCTGCTCGCACGGCTGACCGCCGAACGCCGCATGGCCCTGATCCTGATCACCCACGATCTCGGACTCGCCGCCAGCTATTGCCGCGACGTCGTGGTGATGCAGCAGGGCGAGGTGGTCGAGAGCGCCCCCTCGGCGCGGATCTTCCGCCGCCCGCTGCATCCCTATACGCAACGTCTCGTCGCCGCCTCGCCGACCTTCGAGTCGACAGTGGAGGATCTCGTCGGGATCCCGCGCGCCGAGGCGACGGCCCGCGCGCCGGTCGCGGCCGAGGCGCCTCCGCTTCTGGAGGTCGCCGGGGCGGTCAAGCGCTATGGCGCGACAGCTGCCGTCGACGACGTCTCGCTGACCCTCCGCCGAGGCGAAAGCCTGGGGCTGGTCGGCGAGTCTGGATCCGGCAAGAGCACGCTGTCACGGATCATCTGCCGCCTGATCGATGCGGATGGCGGGCGCTTCGCCTTCGACGGCGCCGACATCGGCGCCATCCCCGCGCGCTCGTTCCATGCCTCTCCCCTGCGGCGCCAGATCCAGATCGTCTTCCAGGATCCGCACGAGAGCCTGAACCCGCGGTTCTCCGCCTTCGACTGCATCGCCTATCCGCTGCGCCGGCTGGCGAAGCCGCGCGACGAGGCCGAGGTGAAGCGCAGCGTCGCGGAGGCGGCCGAGCGCTGCGGCCTGTCGCGTGAGCTGCTGTCGCGCTTCCCGCACCAGCTCTCGGGCGGCCAGAAGGCCCGCGTCGGCATCGCCCGGGCGGTCGCGGTGAAGCCGCGCCTCATCGTGCTGGACGAGCCGACCGCGGCGCTCGACGTCTCGGTCCAGGCGCTCGTGCTGAAGCTGCTGGATGACCTGAGGCGCGACGACGGGCTGGCCTTCCTGTTCGTCAGTCACGACCTCAACGTCGTCCGCATGATGTGCGAGCGGACCATCGTCATGCGCCACGGGCGTATCGTCGAAGAGGGCGTCAGCCGCGATCTCTTTGCGACGCCGCAGGCGGACTATACCCGCGAGCTGCTCGCCGCCATCCCCCATTTCGAGCCCGGACCGGCGCTGGCCGTCTGA
- the livH_45 gene encoding High-affinity branched-chain amino acid transport system permease protein LivH, giving the protein MFELLGVPPQALFGQLLLGLINGSFYAILSLGLAVIFGLLNIINFTHGAQYMMGAFIAWMLLNWLGLGYWWALLLAPVIAGVTGVIIERVLLKRLYHLDHLYGLLLTFGLALIIEGLFRNQFGSSGLPYQIPAELRGGHNLGFMFLPNYRGWVVVASLVVCLATWFVIEKTKLGAYLRAATENPTLTQAFGINVPLLITLTYGFGVALAAFAGVLAAPIYSVNPTMGANIIIVVFAVVVIGGMGSILGAIITGFGLGLIEGLTKVFYPEASATVIFIIMAIVLLVKPAGLFGRTA; this is encoded by the coding sequence ATGTTCGAGCTTCTCGGCGTGCCACCCCAGGCCCTGTTCGGGCAATTGCTGCTCGGCCTGATCAATGGCTCGTTTTACGCCATCCTGAGTCTTGGCCTCGCCGTCATTTTCGGGCTGTTGAACATCATCAACTTCACCCACGGCGCCCAGTACATGATGGGCGCCTTCATCGCCTGGATGCTGCTCAACTGGCTCGGCCTCGGCTACTGGTGGGCGCTGCTGCTCGCCCCGGTCATCGCCGGCGTCACCGGCGTCATCATCGAGCGGGTGCTCCTGAAGCGGCTCTACCATCTCGACCATCTCTACGGCCTGCTGCTGACCTTCGGCCTCGCGCTGATCATCGAGGGCCTGTTCCGCAACCAGTTCGGCTCCTCGGGCCTGCCCTACCAGATCCCGGCCGAGCTGCGCGGCGGCCACAATCTCGGCTTCATGTTCCTGCCGAACTATCGCGGCTGGGTGGTGGTGGCCTCGCTGGTGGTGTGCCTCGCCACCTGGTTCGTCATCGAAAAGACCAAGCTCGGCGCCTATCTGCGCGCCGCCACCGAGAACCCGACGCTGACCCAGGCCTTCGGCATCAACGTGCCGCTGCTGATCACGCTGACCTACGGTTTCGGCGTGGCGCTCGCCGCCTTTGCCGGCGTGCTTGCCGCGCCGATCTATTCGGTCAACCCGACCATGGGCGCCAATATCATCATCGTCGTCTTCGCCGTGGTGGTGATCGGCGGCATGGGCTCGATCCTCGGCGCCATCATCACCGGCTTCGGTCTCGGCCTCATCGAGGGCCTGACCAAGGTCTTCTATCCGGAGGCTTCGGCCACCGTCATCTTCATCATCATGGCGATCGTGCTTCTCGTGAAGCCGGCCGGCCTGTTCGGGAGGACCGCCTGA
- the apc3_14 gene encoding Acetophenone carboxylase gamma subunit, with the protein MKTRLWDIGTDIGGTFTDIIAVRSDTNETRIAKVPSRPDAPVTAMLEALAAVRVGPDDVRRFVHGTTRVTNALVEERLPKVALVATAGFEDVLEIARYRREELYRLDVPPKAAPLVPASLCFGIKERLDHRGEVIEPLAEAEIDRLVAWLEAHAVESVAVCLLHSYANPAHERRIAERLAGVVPHVCVSHEINPEAREYERASSTAFNAAAMPIAVEYLTELEQRLPLGAGLQVFHSAGAMVPVPAVKRRPLVMAMSGPAAGVSASARIARDLRRPRVLTFDMGGTTTDVCLIVDGVAEMTDTRMMGGRPLRQPMLAVHSIGAGGGSIVDLGPGGLTVGPKSAGSVPGPACYGRGGNRPTITDANAVLGYLDPEARLGDTISLDVEAAHRVIAPIARKLGLGLTETALGIVKVAGAAMARALRRVTVERGVDGRDCTLLAFGGGGPMHAAGLADIYGLSEIIVPAASSAFSALGCLTADFSFLQQRTVRMSLADFPHEAFAARVAEMSAEATAPLIANGIAPADIAIEHVALMRYAAQSDSIPIGFAMPLDRGVLEADFHRRHQELFGYATSEDCVIESVRVQALKPSSVPFSRPDVGRAPVRPRQRDCVFDATGPVATAIVARETLAGAVAGPAIIEDAWSTVVVPPSWQARPDALGNLFMTRSAA; encoded by the coding sequence GTGAAGACGAGGTTGTGGGACATCGGCACGGATATCGGCGGCACGTTCACCGATATCATCGCCGTCAGGTCCGATACCAACGAGACGCGGATCGCCAAGGTCCCCTCACGCCCCGACGCGCCGGTCACCGCCATGCTGGAGGCGCTGGCCGCCGTGCGGGTCGGGCCCGACGACGTTCGCCGCTTCGTCCATGGCACGACCCGCGTCACCAACGCCCTGGTGGAGGAGCGGCTGCCGAAGGTCGCCCTGGTCGCCACCGCCGGCTTCGAGGACGTGCTGGAGATCGCGCGCTACCGGCGCGAGGAGCTCTATCGCCTCGACGTGCCGCCCAAGGCGGCGCCGCTGGTTCCAGCCTCGCTCTGCTTCGGCATCAAGGAGCGCCTCGACCATCGGGGCGAGGTGATCGAGCCGCTCGCCGAAGCGGAAATCGACCGGCTGGTCGCCTGGCTCGAAGCCCATGCGGTCGAAAGCGTCGCGGTCTGCCTGCTGCATTCCTACGCCAATCCCGCCCATGAGAGGCGGATCGCCGAACGGCTCGCCGGCGTAGTACCGCATGTCTGCGTCTCCCACGAGATCAATCCCGAGGCGCGCGAATACGAGCGGGCCTCGTCGACCGCCTTCAACGCCGCGGCCATGCCGATTGCCGTCGAATATCTGACCGAACTCGAACAACGCCTGCCGCTCGGCGCCGGTCTCCAGGTGTTCCATTCCGCCGGGGCCATGGTGCCCGTGCCTGCGGTCAAGCGTCGCCCGCTGGTCATGGCCATGTCGGGACCGGCGGCCGGCGTCTCGGCCTCCGCGCGCATCGCCCGCGACCTCCGGCGGCCGCGCGTCCTCACCTTCGACATGGGCGGCACCACCACCGATGTCTGCCTGATCGTCGACGGCGTCGCCGAGATGACCGATACCCGCATGATGGGCGGCCGGCCGCTGCGCCAGCCCATGCTGGCGGTCCATTCCATCGGCGCCGGCGGCGGCTCGATCGTCGATCTTGGTCCCGGTGGCCTCACCGTCGGCCCGAAAAGCGCCGGCTCCGTGCCGGGCCCGGCCTGCTATGGGCGCGGTGGCAACCGCCCGACCATCACCGACGCCAATGCGGTGCTCGGCTATCTCGACCCCGAGGCGCGGCTCGGCGATACCATTAGCCTCGACGTCGAAGCCGCGCACCGCGTGATCGCGCCGATCGCGCGGAAGCTCGGTCTGGGGCTCACCGAGACCGCGCTCGGCATCGTCAAGGTCGCGGGCGCGGCCATGGCGCGGGCGCTCAGGCGCGTCACCGTCGAGCGCGGCGTCGACGGACGCGACTGCACGCTGCTCGCCTTCGGCGGCGGCGGCCCGATGCATGCGGCGGGCCTCGCCGACATCTACGGTCTCTCCGAGATCATCGTGCCGGCCGCCTCCAGCGCCTTCTCCGCGCTCGGCTGCCTGACCGCCGATTTCAGCTTCCTGCAGCAGCGGACCGTGCGCATGTCGCTGGCCGATTTCCCGCACGAGGCCTTCGCCGCGCGCGTCGCCGAGATGTCGGCGGAGGCGACCGCGCCGCTGATCGCCAACGGCATCGCGCCCGCCGACATCGCGATCGAACATGTCGCGCTGATGCGCTACGCCGCGCAGAGCGACAGCATCCCGATCGGCTTTGCCATGCCGCTCGACCGCGGCGTGCTGGAGGCCGACTTCCATCGCCGGCACCAGGAGCTGTTCGGCTATGCGACGAGCGAGGATTGCGTGATCGAATCCGTGCGCGTCCAGGCACTGAAGCCCTCCTCGGTGCCGTTCTCGCGCCCCGATGTCGGCCGCGCGCCGGTCCGGCCGCGGCAGCGCGACTGCGTGTTCGACGCGACCGGCCCGGTCGCCACGGCCATCGTCGCACGCGAAACCCTCGCCGGCGCGGTCGCCGGCCCGGCCATCATCGAGGATGCCTGGTCGACGGTCGTGGTGCCGCCGAGCTGGCAGGCGCGGCCCGACGCCCTCGGCAACCTCTTCATGACGCGGAGCGCAGCATGA
- the apc4_13 gene encoding Acetophenone carboxylase delta subunit: MSTLDPFIVEVIRHGLSAAAEEMSLVMTRSARSPLLREAGDLSSAITDAEGGLVGQGRDIPIHLGAMAYTVRELLKVCPAEAMREGDAIIYNVGALGGNHLNDVKVARPVFVDGRLVAFALSLAHWPDVGGTWPGSYLAQAVDTFQEAMRIPPLPLASAAGINRPVLDFILANVRDPVSCEGDVLAQLAATAAAERRIREMCAQYGTRTFVDTMVRLHDLSEAEMRAAIADLPDGVYEGEDFLDDGGPDGEPARIHVRIEIRGDEATFDLSGSADRVATFCNTTPFIARSAVAYAARIMSGREMQQNAGALRPLTIVTRPGSILEPGWKAAVAAGNHETSMRVVDAVFRAMENVIPERLSAGGPATSGLLAFAEPLPDQSWRMLYEVHGGGEGARHDRDGCPATRVHLANTSNTPAEVIEANYAIRVERQAIRRGAGGRGRHRGGDGVIRSYRVLAPSMWLTTCVERTKIPTYGLKGGEPGQPYVITLDRDGRSEALPGKANLMLKAGDLVTLEGCGGGGFGPPAAEG; encoded by the coding sequence ATGAGCACCCTGGACCCGTTCATCGTCGAGGTCATCCGGCACGGCCTGTCGGCGGCCGCCGAGGAAATGAGCCTGGTCATGACGCGCTCGGCGCGCTCGCCGCTGCTGCGCGAGGCGGGCGACCTGTCCTCCGCCATCACCGATGCCGAAGGCGGGCTGGTCGGCCAGGGCCGCGACATCCCGATCCATCTCGGCGCCATGGCCTATACGGTGCGGGAGCTCCTGAAGGTCTGCCCGGCCGAGGCGATGCGCGAGGGCGACGCGATCATCTACAATGTCGGCGCGCTCGGCGGCAATCACCTCAACGACGTCAAGGTGGCGCGGCCGGTCTTCGTCGACGGCCGGCTGGTCGCCTTCGCGCTCAGCCTCGCGCACTGGCCGGATGTCGGCGGCACCTGGCCGGGCAGCTATCTCGCCCAGGCGGTCGACACGTTCCAGGAGGCCATGCGCATCCCGCCCCTGCCGCTCGCCAGCGCCGCCGGGATCAACCGGCCGGTCCTCGACTTCATCCTGGCCAATGTGCGCGATCCCGTCTCCTGCGAGGGCGACGTGCTGGCCCAGCTCGCCGCCACCGCCGCCGCCGAGCGGCGCATCCGCGAAATGTGCGCCCAATACGGCACCCGGACCTTCGTCGACACCATGGTGCGCCTGCACGACCTCTCCGAGGCCGAGATGCGCGCCGCCATCGCCGACCTGCCCGACGGCGTCTACGAGGGCGAGGACTTCCTCGACGACGGCGGCCCGGACGGCGAACCGGCGCGCATCCATGTCCGCATCGAGATCCGCGGCGACGAGGCGACCTTCGACCTCTCGGGCTCCGCCGACCGGGTCGCCACCTTCTGCAACACCACGCCGTTCATCGCGCGCTCGGCGGTGGCTTACGCGGCGCGCATCATGAGCGGCCGCGAGATGCAGCAGAATGCCGGAGCGCTGCGGCCCCTGACCATCGTCACCCGCCCCGGATCGATCCTTGAGCCGGGCTGGAAGGCGGCCGTCGCCGCCGGCAATCACGAGACCTCGATGCGGGTGGTCGACGCCGTGTTCCGGGCCATGGAGAACGTCATTCCCGAGCGGCTCTCCGCCGGCGGCCCGGCGACCTCCGGGCTGCTCGCCTTCGCCGAGCCGCTGCCCGACCAGTCCTGGCGCATGCTCTACGAAGTCCACGGCGGCGGCGAAGGCGCCCGCCACGACCGCGACGGCTGTCCGGCGACGCGCGTGCACCTCGCCAATACGTCCAATACGCCGGCCGAGGTGATCGAGGCCAACTATGCCATCCGCGTCGAGCGGCAGGCCATCCGGCGCGGCGCCGGCGGGCGCGGGCGCCATCGGGGCGGCGACGGCGTCATCCGCAGCTACCGCGTGCTGGCGCCGTCCATGTGGCTGACCACCTGCGTCGAGCGGACGAAGATCCCGACCTATGGCCTGAAGGGCGGCGAGCCGGGCCAGCCCTATGTCATCACTCTCGATCGCGACGGCAGGTCCGAAGCGCTGCCCGGAAAGGCCAATCTCATGCTGAAGGCGGGCGACCTCGTCACGCTGGAAGGCTGCGGCGGAGGCGGTTTTGGACCGCCGGCGGCGGAGGGCTGA
- the ddpC_4 gene encoding putative D,D-dipeptide transport system permease protein DdpC — MSATLRHMGWVLRGNPVTAIATLGALTLVAIAVFAPWLMPHDPVASNVPNALKPPSAAHWAGTDQLGRDIFSRLIAATRLDLTIAASAVGLSFVAGAVIGALCGYAGGRADRWVGRLVDVVMAFPLFVLAMALVAALGNRVENIIIATALINLPFYIRFARGEVNVRRHAGWVEAARAGGESHLSIVVFYLLPNILPAMAVQISLNLGWAILNAAGLSFLGLGVQAPTPEWGIMVAEGARFISTGQWWLVAFPGLALMLAVLCFNLLGDGLRDILDPRMRT; from the coding sequence ATGAGCGCCACGCTTCGCCATATGGGCTGGGTGCTGCGCGGCAATCCGGTGACCGCGATCGCGACGCTCGGCGCGCTCACGCTCGTCGCGATCGCCGTGTTCGCCCCCTGGCTGATGCCGCACGATCCGGTCGCCTCCAATGTCCCGAACGCCCTGAAGCCGCCGTCGGCGGCCCACTGGGCCGGTACCGACCAGCTCGGCCGCGACATCTTCAGCCGCCTGATCGCCGCCACGCGGCTGGACCTGACGATTGCCGCCTCGGCGGTCGGCCTGTCCTTCGTGGCCGGCGCGGTGATCGGCGCGCTCTGCGGTTATGCCGGCGGCCGCGCCGACCGCTGGGTCGGCCGCCTGGTCGACGTCGTCATGGCCTTCCCGCTGTTCGTGCTCGCCATGGCGCTGGTCGCCGCGCTCGGCAACCGGGTCGAGAACATCATCATCGCCACCGCGCTGATCAACCTGCCGTTCTACATCCGCTTCGCGCGGGGCGAAGTGAATGTCAGGCGTCATGCCGGCTGGGTCGAGGCCGCCCGCGCCGGCGGCGAGAGCCATCTGTCGATCGTGGTCTTCTACCTCCTGCCCAACATCCTGCCGGCCATGGCGGTGCAGATCTCGCTCAATCTCGGCTGGGCGATCCTGAATGCGGCGGGCCTGTCCTTTCTCGGGCTCGGCGTCCAGGCGCCGACCCCGGAATGGGGCATCATGGTCGCCGAGGGCGCCCGCTTCATCAGCACCGGCCAATGGTGGCTGGTGGCCTTTCCCGGCCTCGCGCTGATGCTGGCGGTGCTCTGCTTCAACCTGCTCGGCGACGGCCTGCGCGACATTCTCGACCCGCGGATGCGCACATGA